One window of Magallana gigas chromosome 2, xbMagGiga1.1, whole genome shotgun sequence genomic DNA carries:
- the LOC105331143 gene encoding uncharacterized protein: protein MKLLSLLSVGIFLSSASAEQYPEIFHWAESVEENSAVTLYCNEPNLNINTTGTTGSVKWYTPSGSEIMSSNKNYKLEDVDNYLNMKLTVNKVNNTNNGIYKCTLQNSNVRITLIRGANVRGPKYTRFLDEYEYNVIVAVVATVVFLVPFLGSCGVWKFRYREDEDEKANMFNMTHEDNGAGPVMYEIPTKTVESPEGNGAYDNLATDTKL, encoded by the coding sequence ATGAAGTTGTTATCTCTGCTCTCTGTCGGTATATTTTTGTCCTCTGCAAGTGCAGAGCAGTACCCTGAAATCTTCCATTGGGCGGAAAGTGTAGAAGAAAATTCTGCGGTCACCCTATACTGCAATGAACCTAACCTGAATATCAACACAACTGGTACCACCGGATCTGTTAAATGGTACACCCCCAGTGGGTCAGAAATAATGAGTTCAAACAAGAACTACAAGTTAGAGGATGTCGATAATTACTTGAACATGAAGCTAACTGTCAACAAGGTAAATAATACCAACAACGGTATATATAAATGTACGCTCCAAAACTCAAATGTCAGAATCACGCTGATCCGAGGCGCCAACGTCCGCGGACCCAAGTACACCAGGTTCCTTGACGAGTACGAGTATAACGTGATTGTGGCGGTTGTGGCCACTGTGGTGTTTCTGGTACCCTTCCTAGGTAGCTGTGGAGTGTGGAAGTTCAGATATAGGGAGGATGAAGACGAAAAGGCCAACATGTTCAACATGACCCACGAAGACAACGGGGCAGGGCCAGTGATGTATGAAATTCCCACAAAAACAGTGGAATCGCCCGAAGGCAATGGAGCTTACGATAATTTGGCGACGGACACGAAATTGTAA
- the LOC105331142 gene encoding uncharacterized protein: MRCLVFVASLNLLFTFTSNAISPTKNKSTGTTQIRESVTTTAMLTATTKPAPSVTSSVSVTSTPSGTAPTTPNTTKTSDSTTSTPTATSSTRLGTTTSTPSETSSTTFSTATSTQPETSSTTFSTATSTKPETSSTIFSTTTSTQPETSSTTFSTATSIKPEASSTTFSTTSSTPPETSSTTFSTTTSTPSETSSTTFSTATSTQPETTSTTFSTTSTPPETSSTTFSTTSSTPPETSSTTFSTTTSTPPETTSTTFSTATSTQPETTSTTFRTTTSTQPETSSTTFSTTSTPPETTSTTFSTATSTQPETSLTTSPNSTSSSLGTSSTTRLGTSTSIPTGTSTTSSTTKSTTSGTISTQTGTSSTTSPPPGTSSTTLGTATSTPNASFTTTLGTTTLTPTGISLTTIAKTSSTQPETSSTTLGTNTSTRNASFTTTFGTTTSTPTGTSLTTSGKTLSTQPETSSTTPGTTLSGTISTLTGTSLTTTSGTTSSVHTERASTTASGTPTTMSFESTTSISPATPLTTITSSRTTITQSSSTTPGGTATMTEQTSKPLTTTHYTSVPTEAPIFGEESIFQLQIVLTLVNISEISPDVELILKEKLNQMVFLGYTNAVKNTSFSSKNSKRSVISSRRNTLNRDGSANNLQSETKNISVIIQISVNSLRDLHRTIHDFVNSVSTNFLHNITEITDSSWSALNTTYDIMEQLEIQTNDISECNATGRLCVPGYKCRPSHENNYTGICYHICDLETRVCYNGGHCYFDAIKNRTGCSCTTTWRTVYHGADCMEQAGQIIPIVGFSVGSLVIFIAIIVVVAIIRRWKCHDHQSKLGNGAYDVKPGLRSDFPSEPDGVEVMEFNYRESTKINYSVNEDCSSDEMKYHDAETERKSPSTQKDQRIDIDSKSQDIIETNLIPESDVITAPTTTLEETKHDIKSSQLSVISTNVPDDFIKRQTNQEISGPFSPGDADIRRQKSFLFGSKSS; the protein is encoded by the exons atgaggTGCCTTGTTTTTGTTGCGAGTTTAAATCTTCTTTTCACGTTTACATCAAACGCAATTTCGCCgaccaaaaataaatcaacTGGTACAACTCAAATAAGAGAATCAGTTACAACAACAGCAATGCTAACAGCTACAACTAAACCAGCGCCATCTGTAACATCATCAGTGTCAGTTACATCAACACCAAGCGGGACAGCTCCAACAACACCAAATACAACAAAAACATCTGATTCAACTACATCTACACCAACCGCTACATCCTCAACAAGATTAGGTACAACCACATCAACTCCATCCGAAACATCTTCAACAACATTCAGTACAGCAACTTCAACACAACCCGAAACATCTTCAACAACATTCAGTACAGCTACTTCAACAAAACCCGAAACATCTTCAACAATATTCAGTACAACTACTTCAACACAACCCGAAACATCTTCAACAACATTCAGTACAGCTACTTCAATAAAACCCGAAGCATCTTCAACAACATTCAGTACAACTTCATCAACACCACCCGAAACATCTTCAACAACATTCAGTACAACAACATCCACACCATCCGAAACATCTTCAACAACATTCAGTACAGCTACATCAACACAACCCGAAACAACTTCAACAACATTCAGTACAACATCAACACCACCCGAAACATCTTCAACAACATTCAGTACAACTTCATCAACACCACCCGAAACATCTTCAACAACATTTAGTACAACAACATCAACACCACCCGAAACAACTTCAACAACATTCAGTACAGCTACATCAACACAACCCGAAACAACTTCAACAACATTCAGGACAACTACATCAACACAACCCGAAACATCTTCAACAACATTCAGTACAACATCAACACCACCCGAAACAACTTCAACAACATTCAGTACAGCTACATCAACACAACCCGAAACATCTTTAACAACATCACCAAATTCAACTTCATCATCACTCGGAACATCTTCAACAACCAGATTAGGTACATCCACGTCAATACCGACCGGAACTTCAACAACATCAAGTACAACTAAATCAACAACATCAGGTACAATATCAACACAAACTGGAACATCTTCAACTACATCACCACCACCAGGAACATCTTCAACAACATTAGGTACAGCTACATCTACACcaaacgcttcatttacaacaACATTAGGTACAACCACATTAACACCTACTGGAATATCTTTAACAACAATAGCTAAAACTTCATCAACACAACCCGAAACATCTTCAACAACATTAGGTACAAATACAtctacacgaaacgcttcatttacaacaACATTTGGTACAACCACATCAACACCTACTGGAACATCTTTAACAACATCAGGTAAAACTTTATCAACACAACCCGAAACATCTTCAACAACCCCAGGTACAACTTTATCGGGTACAATATCAACACTAACTGGGACATCTTTAACAACAACATCGGGTACGACTTCTTCAGTGCATACCGAAAGAGCTTCAACAACAGCATCAGGTACACCTACAACAATGTCATTTGAATCAACTACATCTATATCGCCCGCAACACCTTTAACAACAATAACATCAAGCAGAACTACAATAACCCAAAGTTCAAGTACAACACCAGGAGGAACAGCTACCATGACAGAACAAACATCTAAGCCTTTAACAACAACGCATTACACAAGCGTTCCGACAGAAGCTCCGATATTCG GGGAAGAAAGTATATTCCAGCTACAAATTGTACTTACATTGGTGAACATTTCTGAAATTAGTCCAGATGTTGAATTGATCTTGAAAGAAAAG TTAAATCAAATGGTCTTTCTTGGTTACACCAATGCTGTGAAAAACACCAG CTTTTCATCAAAAAATTCCAAACGCTCTGTAATATCTTCGAGACGGAACACCCTCAATCGTGATGGTTCAGCGAACAACTTACAAAG CGAGACCAAGAACATCTCTGTCATAATTCAGATTAGCGTGAACAGTTTAAGGGATCTCCACAGAACTATACACGATTTTGTCAACAGTGTTTCCACCAATTTCCTGCATAATATCACGGAAATTACAGACAGTTCCTGGAGTGCATTAAATACAACATATGACATTATGGAACAGCTAGAGATCCAAACAAATG ATATATCGGAATGCAACGCTACAGGCAGACTCTGTGTACCAGGATACAAATGTCGCCCAAGCCATGAGAACAACTACACTGGCATTTGTTACCATATATGCGATCTAGAAACAAGGGTCTGTTACAATGGAGGCCACTGCTATTTTGATGCAATTAAAAACCGCACAGGCTGCAG TTGTACAACGACGTGGCGGACTGTTTATCATGGAGCTGACTGCATGGAGCAGGCTGGTCAAATAATACCTATAGTAGGATTCTCTGTTGGGTCGTTAGTCATTTTCATCGCAATAATCGTCGTCGTCGCTATTATCAGGCGCTGGAAATGTCATGATCATCAAAGTAAATTGGG AAATGGTGCATATGATGTTAAACCTGGATTGCGGTCTGATTTTCCATCTGAGCCTGATGGAGTGGAAGTTATGGAATTTAACTATCGTGAATcgacaaaaattaattattcagtAAACGAG GATTGTTCAAGTGATGAAATGAAGTATCATGATGCGGAAACAGAGAGAAAATCCCCGTCTACACAGAAGGATCAAAGAATTGACATTGATTCAAAAAGTCAAGATATAATAGAAACGAATCTTATTCCCGAGTCCGATGTTATTACCGCCCCGACAACAACATTGGAAGAAACAAAACATGACATCAAAAGCAGCCAGTTGTCTGTGATAAGTACAAATGTTCCCgatgattttataaaaaggCAAACTAATCAAGAG ATTTCTGGACCATTTAGTCCCGGAGATGCAGATATCCGTAGACAAAAGTCATTTCTATTTGGATCTAAGTCATCTTGA